In a genomic window of Occallatibacter riparius:
- the hmgA gene encoding homogentisate 1,2-dioxygenase — MKQSSESSAAVFEPEQRVAAGSAYQSGFGNEFATEAVAGALPEGQNAPQKHPLGLYTEQFSGTPFTAPRAVNRRTWTYRIRPSVTHRPYEPMEAKLIRSGPFNEVPTSPNQLRWDPLPVPDAPTDFVDGIVTLGGNGDPAMQVGLAIHLYACNRSMEDRFFYTADGELLIVPQMGVVRFHTELGILQVAPGEICVIPRGVKFRVVLEEKQARGYICENYGLAFRLPELGPIGANGLANPRDFKAPVAAFEDREGEFHITAKFLGRLWDAFIDHSPLDVVAWHGNYAPYKYDLALFNCINTVSFDHPDPSIYTVLTAPSHTSGTANCDFAIFPPRWMVAEHTFRPPWFHRNLMNEFMGLVFGAYDAKAEGFVPGGASLHNCMAGHGPDAETFERASNAELKPQYLGNTLAFMFETQLAVRPTEFAMNARILQHEYFECWQGLKKHFNPGGASNGA; from the coding sequence ATGAAGCAGAGCAGCGAGTCGAGCGCGGCAGTCTTTGAGCCCGAGCAGCGGGTAGCGGCCGGGTCTGCATATCAGTCGGGATTCGGCAACGAGTTCGCAACGGAAGCTGTGGCGGGAGCGCTGCCCGAAGGGCAGAACGCGCCGCAGAAGCATCCGCTGGGGCTGTATACGGAGCAGTTCAGTGGCACTCCGTTTACTGCGCCGCGCGCGGTGAACCGGCGCACCTGGACGTATCGCATACGGCCGTCGGTGACGCATCGGCCCTATGAACCGATGGAGGCGAAGCTGATTCGGAGCGGGCCGTTCAACGAGGTGCCGACGTCACCGAACCAGTTGCGGTGGGATCCGCTGCCGGTGCCTGATGCGCCGACTGATTTCGTCGACGGCATCGTGACGTTGGGCGGCAATGGCGATCCGGCGATGCAGGTGGGGCTGGCGATTCATCTCTATGCGTGCAATCGCTCGATGGAGGACCGGTTCTTCTACACGGCCGACGGCGAGCTGCTGATCGTGCCGCAGATGGGCGTGGTTCGGTTCCACACGGAGCTTGGGATTTTGCAGGTTGCGCCGGGTGAGATATGCGTGATTCCGCGGGGCGTGAAGTTTCGCGTGGTGCTGGAAGAGAAGCAGGCGCGCGGGTACATCTGCGAGAACTATGGGCTCGCGTTCCGGCTGCCGGAGCTGGGGCCGATCGGCGCGAATGGCCTGGCGAATCCGCGGGATTTCAAGGCTCCTGTTGCAGCGTTTGAGGATCGCGAGGGCGAGTTCCACATCACGGCGAAGTTTCTGGGGCGGCTGTGGGACGCGTTCATCGATCACTCGCCGCTGGACGTCGTGGCCTGGCATGGAAATTACGCGCCGTACAAATACGATCTGGCGCTGTTTAACTGCATCAACACGGTTTCGTTCGATCATCCTGACCCGTCGATTTACACGGTGCTGACTGCTCCATCGCATACGTCGGGGACGGCGAACTGCGACTTCGCGATTTTTCCGCCGCGGTGGATGGTGGCGGAGCACACCTTCCGGCCGCCGTGGTTTCATCGCAACCTGATGAATGAGTTCATGGGGCTGGTGTTCGGCGCGTACGACGCCAAGGCGGAGGGATTTGTGCCGGGCGGCGCCAGCCTGCACAACTGCATGGCGGGGCATGGGCCAGACGCGGAGACGTTTGAGCGCGCCAGCAATGCGGAGCTGAAGCCGCAGTACCTGGGGAATACGCTGGCATTCATGTTCGAAACGCAGCTGGCGGTGCGGCCGACGGAGTTTGCGATGAATGCGCGAATTCTGCAGCACGAGTACTTTGAATGCTGGCAGGGACTCAAGAAACATTTCAATCCTGGCGGTGCATCGAACGGCGCATGA
- a CDS encoding phenylalanine 4-monooxygenase has translation MATATLTAAAPYLIQQVYAAYTPEQHAVWAELVGRVLPNVERHAAREYLEGFQIIGLQPDRLPNLADITKRLGPRTGWSSTPVSGFLPAPAFFEMLANRLFPTTTWLRSRESLEYTPEPDIFHDVFGHVPMHAHRVFGDFLEHYGRVCAAVQDQMILEKLGRLFWYTVEFGLIRQDGEIKAYGSGVISSAGECQNVINGGCAIHDFSLDEVLNTPVKVDELQKVLFAVNSFDQIYEAMHEAEQRVERGSL, from the coding sequence ATGGCTACCGCTACGCTGACCGCTGCTGCTCCATATTTAATTCAACAGGTGTACGCGGCGTACACCCCGGAGCAACATGCGGTGTGGGCGGAACTTGTGGGCCGCGTGCTTCCCAATGTTGAGAGGCACGCGGCGCGCGAGTACCTTGAGGGCTTTCAGATTATTGGGCTGCAGCCGGATAGGCTGCCGAATCTTGCGGATATTACGAAGCGGCTGGGTCCGCGCACCGGGTGGAGTTCGACGCCGGTGAGCGGATTTCTGCCCGCGCCGGCGTTTTTCGAGATGCTGGCGAACCGGCTGTTTCCGACGACGACGTGGCTGCGCAGCCGCGAGTCGCTCGAGTACACGCCGGAGCCGGATATTTTTCACGACGTGTTCGGGCATGTGCCGATGCATGCGCACCGGGTGTTCGGAGACTTTCTGGAGCACTACGGGCGCGTGTGCGCGGCCGTCCAGGATCAGATGATTCTGGAGAAGCTGGGGCGGCTGTTCTGGTATACCGTTGAATTCGGGCTGATCCGGCAGGATGGCGAGATCAAGGCGTATGGGAGCGGCGTGATCAGCTCGGCGGGCGAGTGCCAGAACGTGATCAACGGCGGCTGCGCGATCCACGACTTCAGCCTGGATGAAGTGCTCAACACACCGGTGAAGGTGGATGAGTTGCAGAAGGTGCTGTTCGCGGTAAACAGTTTCGATCAGATCTACGAGGCGATGCATGAAGCAGAGCAGCGAGTCGAGCGCGGCAGTCTTTGA
- the hppD gene encoding 4-hydroxyphenylpyruvate dioxygenase, which produces MGTTASASIASHSAAEHIHSQRDFLPLKGTDHVEFYVGNAKQAAYFYRSAFGMKLVAYAGPETGQRDRASYVVQQGKVRFVLTTPLRWSDPIAEHVHRHGDGVKVVALWVDDARKAWRETTSRGAISAAEPHVKQDDNGQVVLASIRTYGDTIHTFVERGEYNGPFMPGYVAIAEDHVARPVGLLHIDHMVGNVGWHEMDKWVEFYAHVMGFSLYQHFDDKDISTEYSALMSKVMANGNGYVKFPINEPAEGKRKSQVEEYLDFYPGPGVQHIALATGDILHTVTKLTEQGVEFLRVPHTYYTELQDRVGKIDEPIEELEKLGILVDRDDEGYMLQIFTKPVEDRPTLFFEIIQRKGSRSFGKGNFKALFEAIEREQQLRGNL; this is translated from the coding sequence ATGGGTACAACCGCATCGGCTTCTATTGCATCGCATTCCGCCGCAGAACACATCCATTCCCAACGCGATTTTCTTCCGTTGAAAGGCACAGACCACGTGGAGTTTTACGTGGGCAATGCAAAGCAGGCTGCGTACTTTTATCGCTCGGCCTTTGGCATGAAGCTGGTGGCGTATGCGGGGCCCGAGACAGGGCAGCGCGATCGCGCTTCGTACGTAGTGCAGCAGGGCAAGGTGCGGTTTGTGCTGACGACACCGCTGCGCTGGAGCGATCCGATCGCCGAGCATGTGCATCGCCATGGCGATGGCGTGAAGGTGGTGGCGCTGTGGGTGGACGATGCGCGCAAGGCCTGGCGGGAGACCACGAGCCGCGGCGCGATCAGCGCGGCTGAGCCGCATGTGAAGCAGGATGACAACGGGCAGGTGGTGCTGGCGAGCATACGCACCTATGGCGACACGATTCACACGTTTGTGGAGCGGGGCGAGTACAACGGCCCGTTCATGCCGGGGTATGTGGCCATCGCTGAGGATCATGTTGCGCGGCCAGTGGGCCTGCTTCACATCGACCATATGGTGGGCAACGTGGGCTGGCACGAGATGGACAAGTGGGTGGAGTTCTACGCCCACGTAATGGGCTTCAGCCTCTATCAGCACTTCGACGACAAGGACATTTCGACCGAGTATTCGGCGCTGATGTCGAAGGTGATGGCGAACGGGAACGGGTATGTGAAGTTTCCCATCAACGAGCCGGCGGAGGGGAAGAGGAAGTCGCAGGTGGAGGAGTATCTCGACTTTTATCCGGGGCCGGGCGTGCAGCATATTGCGCTGGCGACTGGCGACATTCTGCACACGGTGACAAAGCTGACCGAGCAGGGCGTGGAGTTTCTGCGTGTGCCGCATACGTATTACACGGAGCTGCAGGACCGCGTGGGCAAGATTGACGAGCCGATCGAGGAGCTTGAGAAGCTGGGCATCCTTGTGGATCGCGATGACGAGGGATACATGCTGCAGATCTTCACGAAGCCGGTAGAGGACAGGCCCACGCTGTTTTTCGAGATTATTCAGCGCAAGGGTAGCCGCAGTTTTGGGAAGGGAAATTTCAAGGCGCTGTTTGAAGCGATTGAGCGCGAACAGCAGTTGCGCGGGAACCTTTAA
- a CDS encoding Lrp/AsnC family transcriptional regulator, translating into MSHKHLPNVVELDAIAWKIIEALQRNARITFAELGRKVGLSTPAVAERVHRLEEAGVITGYHACVDGSKLGVPIRILMRLTIPGGDLQISRTVTAIKELGEIRRCHRVTGSESFILEADVVSIRHMETLIDRLSALGATSTSTILSSPVERREYTAKQIESYDKFL; encoded by the coding sequence ATGTCCCATAAGCATCTGCCCAACGTCGTAGAGCTCGACGCCATCGCCTGGAAGATCATCGAAGCGCTCCAGCGCAACGCCCGCATCACCTTCGCCGAGTTGGGCCGCAAGGTCGGCCTCTCCACGCCCGCTGTCGCTGAACGCGTACACCGCCTCGAAGAAGCCGGCGTCATCACCGGCTATCACGCCTGTGTCGACGGCTCCAAACTCGGCGTGCCTATCCGCATCCTCATGCGCCTCACCATCCCCGGAGGCGACCTGCAGATCAGCCGCACCGTCACCGCCATTAAGGAGCTCGGCGAAATCCGCCGCTGTCACCGCGTCACCGGCTCCGAGTCCTTCATCCTCGAGGCCGACGTCGTCTCCATCCGCCACATGGAAACGCTTATCGACCGCCTCTCCGCGCTCGGCGCAACCTCGACGTCGACCATCCTCAGCTCCCCGGTCGAGCGCCGCGAATACACCGCCAAACAAATCGAAAGCTACGACAAGTTCCTCTAA
- a CDS encoding CcdC family protein: MAFPHVPLATSAVSSIIGFIGVMIWRIRETQTAVTIRKIVIPPMGMATGFCMFIAPPFRVPWLWALIAFAIGAILLAWPLLATSRLIRDGDAIKMKRNGAFFAVVVLLAAIRYFARGYFDTIMTLEQTAALFFVLAFGMILRWRLSMLREYRMLTAQ; encoded by the coding sequence ATGGCATTTCCCCACGTTCCCCTCGCGACATCGGCCGTCTCCTCCATCATCGGCTTCATCGGAGTGATGATCTGGCGTATCCGCGAGACGCAGACCGCCGTCACGATCCGCAAGATCGTCATCCCTCCCATGGGCATGGCCACCGGCTTCTGCATGTTCATTGCGCCGCCCTTCCGGGTGCCGTGGCTCTGGGCGCTCATCGCGTTCGCCATCGGAGCCATCCTGCTGGCCTGGCCGCTGCTCGCCACCTCGCGCCTCATCCGCGACGGCGACGCCATCAAGATGAAGCGCAACGGCGCGTTCTTCGCCGTCGTCGTCCTCCTCGCCGCCATCCGCTACTTCGCCCGCGGCTACTTCGACACCATCATGACCCTCGAACAGACCGCCGCCCTCTTCTTCGTGCTCGCCTTCGGCATGATCCTCCGCTGGCGCCTCAGCATGCTTCGCGAATACCGCATGCTCACCGCGCAGTAA